In a single window of the Terriglobales bacterium genome:
- a CDS encoding twin-arginine translocation signal domain-containing protein, with protein sequence MSGPYSRRNFLAMSALGAAALAEPAPLARSLAGQSGKTNPSQISVWVTDDTHQAAQVSRVSWHAASSSATNDAISLNPGKQYQEMLGFGAAFTDASCYMLNQLSPEARAELFHTLFHPSEMGLTVCRTCIGSSDYSTEVFSYNDGDVDPELKRFSIEHDRAYVLPILREARKVNPDLFLFSSPWSPPGWMKANKSML encoded by the coding sequence ATGTCGGGCCCATACTCACGGCGAAATTTCCTGGCGATGTCCGCTCTGGGCGCCGCCGCACTGGCGGAGCCGGCCCCCCTTGCGCGATCTCTAGCCGGGCAAAGCGGCAAGACGAACCCTTCTCAAATCTCGGTCTGGGTGACCGACGACACGCATCAGGCGGCGCAGGTCTCCCGCGTCTCCTGGCATGCCGCATCTTCATCGGCCACTAACGATGCCATCTCTCTGAACCCCGGCAAGCAGTACCAGGAAATGCTCGGCTTCGGAGCCGCCTTCACGGACGCTTCCTGTTACATGTTGAATCAGTTGTCCCCCGAAGCGCGCGCGGAGCTTTTTCATACTCTGTTTCATCCTTCCGAGATGGGATTGACTGTCTGTCGCACTTGTATTGGCTCCAGCGACTACTCCACCGAAGTTTTCAGCTATAACGATGGCGACGTAGATCCTGAACTGAAGCGATTTTCTATTGAGCATGACCGCGCTTATGTGCTGCCCATTCTGCGCGAGGCGCGAAAGGTGAATCCCGACCTGTTCCTGTTTTCTTCCCCGTGGAGCCCTCCGGGATGGATGAAAGCGAACAAATCGATGCTG
- a CDS encoding carboxypeptidase regulatory-like domain-containing protein, whose amino-acid sequence MSRPLDRVHNVARRLILLGSVLSLFCICALAQVTSGTMFGTVTDPSGAMLSNATVTVTNPATGLTRTMTTSEAGTFIVPNLLPGTYTISVEAPGFKKLEKTGVVLSAADRLNAGQLVLAVGTTTESVSVTADTGELQLQSNSGERSDLITGKQLNDVAMNGRNVLDYMKLIPGVISGFNGAVSGTGGIDAFNINGTRANQHEYTIDGASNVDTGNNGGTHVTFNPDAIQEVKVLTSNYQAEFGKAAGGQVAIVSKGGTNDWHGNARFFHRHESLNANEWFHKKNQLLETTPHNDPALYRYNDIGYQIGGPIRKNTLFVFWSQEFYRQLIPIGGTSTFYTPTQLERQGDFSQSIDGNGNPIVIAGPGITNNKIDPTQLSPAQQAIFTQVQNILNLYPLPNVSGFGVNGQNYNFSQALSGNAPRREDILRIDYQINDKNRLFGRWIHNAETDTSPFVPFPGPFGIFACSSSINFPGGCTQRHPGWNLSVNLVSTIRPTLLNEFSVGPSHTLSTADGTNGNISLAKNGISLPLLYPSQTIPDLYFNDLPNVNFGGGYFGGTPWHQANTTINVNDNLTWVRNSHTIKMGMFYQRNRKDQIAWGNINGQFNFGLGPTSGGTCPAGVSCTLGDPLASALLGEFQSFSQSTARPLGKFRYNQLEFYVQDTWKMTPRLTFDYGMRFAWIPPQYDAENQVALFDPSAYNPANAVTIDPSSGSIVPGSGDPLNGMRFAKNGQLPDGGWNSRGIMPEPRLGFAYDVFASHKTVLRGGAGMLHDRTQGNLIFNTVFNNPALVRTAQVAAGNIADLPSLQSSFGSGVLGGILGAERSGKVPTVYSFSLGVQHELARSTTLDVAYVGTLSRHLVTSRDINAIPYGTAFTRAAQDPANFGGTVPAVEPNLNPIYAAAGLNFSGAYAYGRPAYTNAPLVPFKGYDQISYLKFDGTSNYNSLQTSIQRRFSKGFTFGAVYTWSKALTTANTDQDTVNTFFPLLDYRAAGWDRTHVFAANYVYDLPNVTKHFGGPKWLSYITDNYQLSGVTQFMTGTPIDTSNYWSFESGALDGSNMWGAIPYFYALDQNKNPILPSVGLPIRGSRDILRTGGMQNWDMSLFKNIPLGREERYLQLRLEAFNVFNHPNFNDKNYSVNVDHFPFQWQPSDSLAISKPDNWGQWTDTYAGVGGPRVIQLAAKFYF is encoded by the coding sequence ATGTCCCGCCCGCTTGATCGTGTCCACAACGTTGCCCGTCGCCTGATACTGCTGGGGAGCGTGCTGTCCCTGTTCTGCATCTGTGCTCTCGCCCAGGTCACGTCCGGCACAATGTTTGGCACCGTCACGGACCCGAGCGGCGCCATGCTCAGTAACGCGACCGTGACGGTGACGAATCCCGCAACCGGTTTGACGCGTACTATGACGACATCCGAGGCGGGAACCTTCATCGTCCCGAATCTGCTACCCGGCACATATACGATCAGCGTCGAAGCTCCGGGGTTCAAGAAACTCGAAAAGACTGGAGTAGTCTTAAGTGCGGCGGATAGGCTGAACGCGGGCCAACTCGTACTCGCAGTCGGAACCACTACAGAATCGGTCAGCGTCACCGCCGATACTGGCGAACTCCAATTGCAGTCCAACTCCGGCGAGCGCTCCGATCTTATTACCGGCAAACAGCTTAACGACGTCGCAATGAACGGCAGGAATGTGCTGGACTACATGAAGCTGATCCCGGGTGTGATCAGCGGATTCAACGGTGCCGTTTCCGGGACAGGGGGAATTGATGCGTTCAACATCAACGGCACGCGTGCGAATCAGCATGAATACACCATTGATGGGGCGTCAAACGTTGACACCGGGAACAACGGCGGCACGCACGTCACCTTTAATCCGGACGCCATTCAGGAAGTGAAAGTGCTGACCTCTAACTATCAAGCTGAGTTTGGCAAGGCCGCTGGCGGACAGGTGGCGATCGTCAGCAAGGGCGGCACTAACGATTGGCATGGCAATGCGCGATTTTTCCACCGCCACGAAAGTTTGAACGCTAACGAGTGGTTCCATAAGAAGAACCAACTGCTTGAGACAACTCCTCACAACGACCCCGCTCTGTACCGCTACAACGACATTGGATACCAAATTGGTGGCCCGATTCGAAAGAACACACTTTTCGTATTTTGGAGCCAGGAATTCTATCGGCAATTAATTCCTATCGGTGGGACTTCAACTTTTTACACACCAACTCAATTGGAGCGGCAGGGCGATTTCTCACAATCAATCGACGGCAACGGCAACCCGATTGTAATTGCCGGCCCAGGAATCACGAACAATAAGATCGACCCCACACAACTTTCGCCGGCACAGCAGGCGATCTTTACCCAAGTACAAAATATCCTGAATCTTTATCCACTACCCAACGTAAGCGGCTTCGGTGTCAATGGCCAGAACTACAATTTCTCGCAAGCACTCTCCGGCAACGCTCCGCGGCGGGAAGATATTCTTAGGATCGATTACCAGATCAACGACAAGAATCGCCTGTTTGGAAGGTGGATTCACAACGCGGAGACCGATACCTCCCCGTTTGTTCCGTTTCCAGGTCCTTTCGGCATATTTGCTTGTTCTTCCTCCATCAACTTCCCGGGTGGCTGCACGCAGAGGCATCCTGGCTGGAATCTCTCGGTTAACCTGGTCAGCACCATTCGCCCAACGCTGTTGAACGAGTTTTCCGTCGGCCCTAGTCACACTCTTTCAACGGCAGATGGGACCAATGGCAACATCTCCCTCGCCAAGAATGGCATCAGCCTGCCGCTGCTTTATCCCTCGCAAACCATACCGGACCTATATTTCAACGATCTTCCAAACGTCAATTTCGGAGGCGGGTACTTCGGGGGTACTCCTTGGCACCAGGCCAATACCACCATCAACGTGAACGACAACCTTACGTGGGTCCGCAACTCGCACACCATCAAAATGGGGATGTTCTACCAGAGGAATCGAAAGGACCAGATTGCCTGGGGCAATATCAACGGGCAGTTTAATTTCGGCCTGGGTCCGACCAGTGGAGGCACCTGCCCGGCAGGAGTCTCTTGCACCCTGGGTGACCCATTGGCCAGCGCTTTATTGGGAGAGTTCCAAAGCTTTAGTCAATCTACCGCGCGTCCCCTGGGTAAGTTTCGTTACAACCAGCTCGAATTTTATGTACAAGACACGTGGAAAATGACACCCCGCCTTACCTTCGATTACGGTATGCGCTTTGCTTGGATTCCGCCGCAATACGACGCAGAAAACCAGGTCGCACTTTTCGATCCATCGGCTTACAACCCAGCCAATGCTGTCACGATTGATCCCAGCAGTGGCAGCATAGTCCCGGGCAGCGGTGATCCTTTAAACGGCATGAGATTCGCGAAGAACGGCCAACTTCCAGACGGCGGTTGGAATAGCCGCGGCATTATGCCTGAACCACGCTTAGGCTTCGCCTATGACGTGTTTGCGAGCCATAAGACGGTCTTGCGTGGCGGGGCCGGCATGTTACACGACCGAACGCAAGGAAATCTGATCTTCAATACCGTCTTTAATAATCCCGCGCTAGTACGCACAGCTCAGGTAGCAGCTGGCAACATCGCCGATCTGCCGAGCTTGCAGTCCTCCTTTGGAAGTGGAGTTCTGGGGGGTATTCTCGGCGCGGAACGGAGCGGTAAGGTGCCGACTGTGTACAGTTTTAGTTTAGGGGTTCAACACGAATTGGCCCGCAGCACCACCCTGGACGTAGCGTACGTAGGCACCTTGTCACGCCATTTGGTGACCTCGCGTGACATTAATGCAATTCCGTACGGTACGGCGTTCACCAGAGCTGCACAGGATCCCGCGAACTTTGGTGGTACCGTTCCCGCCGTCGAACCCAACCTGAACCCCATCTACGCGGCCGCTGGCCTGAACTTCAGCGGCGCGTACGCGTATGGAAGGCCTGCTTACACGAATGCTCCGCTCGTTCCCTTTAAAGGATACGACCAGATTTCGTACCTGAAGTTTGACGGCACGTCGAACTACAACTCGCTGCAAACCTCAATTCAGCGGCGGTTCAGCAAAGGCTTCACCTTCGGAGCGGTGTATACGTGGTCGAAGGCCTTGACGACCGCGAATACTGACCAGGACACCGTCAATACGTTCTTCCCCCTGCTCGACTATCGTGCGGCGGGCTGGGATCGCACCCACGTATTTGCTGCCAATTATGTCTATGACTTACCCAATGTAACCAAGCACTTTGGTGGCCCAAAGTGGCTGTCGTACATTACCGATAATTACCAGCTCAGCGGTGTCACGCAATTTATGACCGGAACGCCAATAGACACCAGCAATTATTGGTCGTTCGAATCAGGAGCTCTGGACGGCTCCAATATGTGGGGCGCCATTCCATACTTCTACGCGCTCGATCAGAACAAGAACCCGATTCTTCCGTCTGTTGGACTGCCCATCCGGGGATCGCGTGACATTCTCCGCACGGGTGGAATGCAGAACTGGGACATGTCCTTGTTCAAGAACATTCCACTCGGCAGAGAGGAACGGTATCTACAACTCCGTCTGGAAGCGTTCAACGTTTTCAACCATCCGAATTTTAATGACAAGAACTACAGCGTGAATGTCGATCACTTCCCGTTTCAATGGCAGCCATCTGACTCATTGGCCATTTCGAAGCCCGATAACTGGGGCCAATGGACAGATACATACGCCGGCGTCGGTGGCCCACGTGTCATTCAGCTCGCAGCTAAGTTTTACTTCTAG